The Streptomyces sp. NBC_00224 genome has a window encoding:
- a CDS encoding xanthine dehydrogenase family protein molybdopterin-binding subunit — protein sequence MGSDGDAADGRMRRVTGEKVFASDFRPADMAAMGWPTDCRHALLLRSRHVDRLFTGVDFARLPADLRPDVVVTAADLPQPPYSNRVSADNVQALLPAGEKADYLGQPVAIVVYGDFVRFRRAAQELREGAAPVTYGPATGVLPPTEEQLIAQDLEAWTQRSFTGTPRQAHYLLDATVPNGYSHWNRGRVTYDATQSTFVRNGQPDTDAEHLFSAIEGDMAQPGALGAVTTTFTQQTDPGFLEPEAGLAWLDHSSGTLHLVLGTQSPHGDVPDIQTLLGRAAHPSVRSVRLWSKDCGGGFGGRDKSPFPYYLALAAVFAPGPVRLAYDRREQFQGGLKRHASGVRSWIRADPDGRIQAMRSFVVLHGGVEANLNGPVLGLAALHATGPYRVPQASVHAIVVERAIPAVGSMRGFGIPQVAFNLETALDRFAVRGLGMDPLDFRLANVVRSATDGPTAASAPDTDLAGTPLRFHVGAAEVCAAARDHTLWQQRDEARDRVAGRGDGTLYGVGFACCMEAYGTTQDSVYTAVQVTADGQVAVWGQSVEMGQGSRAALEQAAHDVLGVPVVARLGVVGPFERFAQRLKERGLHDQVKISLSHGASSASKTAFFHVHVVREACRALLRLRLLPAARALLNEPTLTDADLLAAWHDGAVQLPGHPAVPLAALARELVRTGGQTCVMAHGYFCNGWSQATFQVDGVSHEASVDALTLVHSPDDDPVPLTPVGPLTAPVARGPGGDVVPRSLYAAAGHLVGVEIAPTHGTIRVVDAVTFLDAGDPLLPAALDGQVAGGLAMGISHTLHEELPPETGAGPYVNFDRYRLARYADITGIRRETILVPLPAAGVLGTGSPSLRHKGIGEATMTSVAPAVANAVAHALGHGDDRCWPSRTPIRLADLPLPDNGRS from the coding sequence ATGGGCAGTGACGGCGACGCCGCCGACGGGCGCATGCGCAGAGTGACCGGGGAAAAGGTTTTCGCCAGCGACTTCCGGCCGGCGGACATGGCCGCCATGGGCTGGCCGACGGACTGCCGGCACGCCCTGCTGCTGCGCAGCCGACACGTCGACCGACTCTTCACGGGTGTGGATTTCGCACGGCTGCCGGCCGATCTGCGGCCCGACGTGGTCGTCACAGCCGCGGACCTCCCGCAGCCCCCGTACAGCAACCGGGTGTCCGCCGACAACGTCCAGGCGCTCCTGCCGGCGGGTGAGAAGGCCGACTACCTCGGTCAGCCGGTGGCCATCGTGGTCTACGGCGACTTCGTACGGTTCCGCCGCGCGGCGCAGGAGTTGCGCGAAGGCGCCGCTCCAGTGACGTATGGACCCGCCACCGGCGTCCTCCCGCCCACGGAGGAGCAGCTGATCGCGCAGGATCTGGAGGCCTGGACGCAGCGGAGCTTCACCGGCACGCCGCGCCAGGCGCACTACCTGCTGGACGCCACCGTGCCGAACGGCTACTCCCACTGGAACCGCGGGCGTGTCACCTACGACGCCACGCAGAGCACGTTCGTCAGGAACGGGCAGCCCGACACCGATGCGGAACACCTGTTCTCGGCGATCGAAGGCGACATGGCCCAGCCCGGAGCGCTCGGGGCCGTCACCACGACGTTCACCCAGCAGACCGACCCGGGCTTCTTGGAGCCGGAGGCCGGACTGGCCTGGCTGGACCACTCCTCCGGCACCCTGCACCTGGTGCTGGGCACGCAGTCGCCGCACGGGGACGTGCCGGACATCCAGACGCTGCTCGGCCGCGCGGCGCATCCGAGCGTACGGTCCGTACGGCTGTGGTCGAAGGACTGCGGTGGAGGGTTCGGGGGCCGGGACAAGTCGCCGTTCCCGTACTACCTGGCGCTCGCGGCGGTGTTCGCGCCCGGCCCCGTCCGGCTGGCGTACGACCGGCGCGAGCAGTTCCAGGGCGGCTTGAAACGACACGCCTCCGGCGTCCGCAGCTGGATCCGGGCGGATCCCGACGGGCGGATCCAGGCGATGCGGTCGTTCGTCGTGCTGCACGGAGGTGTCGAGGCAAACCTCAACGGGCCGGTGCTGGGGCTCGCGGCCCTGCACGCCACCGGCCCCTACCGGGTGCCGCAGGCCTCGGTGCACGCCATCGTGGTGGAGCGGGCGATCCCCGCCGTCGGTTCCATGCGCGGCTTCGGCATCCCACAGGTGGCGTTCAACCTGGAGACCGCGCTCGACCGGTTCGCCGTACGAGGCCTGGGCATGGATCCCCTCGACTTCCGCCTGGCCAACGTGGTCCGCTCCGCCACCGACGGGCCGACCGCCGCTTCTGCCCCGGACACGGACCTCGCCGGGACTCCGCTGCGGTTCCATGTCGGCGCCGCCGAGGTCTGCGCGGCGGCTCGCGACCACACGCTGTGGCAGCAGCGCGACGAGGCTCGTGACCGGGTCGCCGGGCGCGGAGACGGCACGCTGTACGGGGTCGGCTTCGCCTGCTGCATGGAGGCGTACGGAACCACCCAGGACAGCGTCTACACGGCCGTGCAGGTGACCGCCGACGGCCAGGTCGCGGTGTGGGGCCAGAGCGTGGAGATGGGACAGGGCTCCCGCGCCGCTCTGGAGCAGGCCGCCCACGACGTGCTGGGGGTGCCGGTGGTCGCCCGGCTCGGGGTGGTGGGGCCCTTCGAACGCTTCGCCCAGCGCCTCAAGGAGCGGGGACTGCACGACCAGGTCAAGATCTCGCTGTCCCATGGAGCGAGCAGCGCGTCGAAGACGGCGTTCTTCCATGTGCACGTGGTCCGCGAGGCGTGCCGCGCACTCCTGCGGCTGCGCCTGCTCCCCGCAGCACGCGCGCTGCTGAACGAGCCCACGCTGACCGACGCCGACCTGCTGGCTGCTTGGCACGATGGTGCGGTGCAACTGCCGGGCCACCCCGCGGTGCCGCTGGCCGCACTGGCGCGCGAGCTGGTGCGTACAGGAGGCCAGACATGCGTCATGGCACACGGTTACTTCTGCAACGGCTGGTCACAGGCGACGTTCCAGGTCGACGGGGTGTCTCACGAGGCGTCCGTCGACGCGCTGACGCTCGTCCACTCGCCGGACGACGACCCCGTGCCCCTCACCCCGGTCGGCCCGCTCACGGCCCCGGTCGCGCGTGGACCGGGCGGGGACGTCGTACCGCGGTCGCTGTACGCGGCGGCCGGTCACCTGGTCGGCGTGGAGATTGCGCCGACGCACGGGACGATCCGTGTCGTGGACGCCGTGACGTTCCTGGACGCCGGCGACCCACTGCTGCCGGCCGCGCTCGACGGCCAGGTGGCGGGCGGGCTCGCCATGGGGATCTCCCACACACTGCACGAGGAACTTCCCCCGGAGACCGGTGCCGGTCCCTACGTCAACTTCGACCGCTACCGGCTCGCACGCTACGCCGACATCACCGGAATCCGACGCGAGACGATCCTCGTTCCCCTGCCGGCGGCGGGTGTGCTCGGCACCGGCAGTCCGAGCCTGCGGCACAAGGGGATCGGGGAAGCAACCATGACGAGTGTCGCACCCGCCGTGGCCAACGCCGTCGCGCATGCCCTCGGGCACGGCGACGACCGCTGCTGGCCCTCCCGTACCCCGATCCGCCTGGCGGACCTGCCCCTCCCCGACAACGGGCGGTCGTGA